One region of Chloroflexota bacterium genomic DNA includes:
- a CDS encoding DUF2791 family P-loop domain-containing protein — protein MSTSMSANDWLSILRREYLQDFVRNGGAAVKFVVPLDCLEHDDLVEQLRLAAEEDGYLFVSLDSATTKTQMIDRIFHAIARDVAWEDLAYAFLRSILSEKHYLLPDDRNDFRLAQIAALNANDLGEMRVIIIHLLRERLFRDYAMTQEFRIAMMWLCRAQIDPEGVPTGIPEGIKDWLRGELKPISTLKSALIFQKIGRHNGRHMLSSLSHWLHINGNAGLVLTLDISRYMEAKRPGEPDGSIYYSGPMVLDGYNVLRQFIDDTDDLGHCLIMVIAPPGFLDELDKKRGLFAYQALMFRIWDEVHDRKRTNPLSSLVRLSRHGDSATIHLRGGSQ, from the coding sequence ATGTCAACTTCAATGTCAGCTAATGATTGGCTTTCAATACTCCGTAGGGAATACCTTCAGGATTTCGTTAGAAATGGAGGCGCTGCCGTCAAGTTTGTGGTGCCGCTGGACTGTCTTGAACACGATGATCTCGTGGAGCAACTGCGCTTGGCAGCGGAAGAAGACGGCTACCTCTTCGTTTCCCTGGACTCAGCCACAACAAAGACGCAGATGATTGACAGAATATTCCATGCCATTGCCAGGGATGTGGCCTGGGAAGATCTCGCATATGCTTTCCTTCGCTCTATTCTCTCTGAAAAGCACTATCTTCTTCCTGATGACCGGAATGATTTCAGACTGGCGCAGATCGCTGCACTGAATGCCAACGATTTAGGAGAGATGCGCGTCATCATTATCCACCTGTTGAGAGAACGTCTGTTTCGAGACTATGCCATGACCCAGGAGTTTCGAATAGCAATGATGTGGCTGTGCCGTGCACAAATAGACCCAGAGGGTGTCCCAACAGGTATTCCCGAAGGCATTAAGGATTGGCTTCGAGGTGAACTCAAGCCGATTTCGACACTGAAGTCAGCCTTGATATTCCAGAAGATTGGGCGCCATAACGGTCGGCATATGCTGTCCTCGCTATCACATTGGCTGCACATTAACGGCAACGCTGGGCTGGTATTGACACTTGATATCTCTCGCTACATGGAAGCCAAGAGACCCGGGGAACCTGATGGCTCTATCTACTATAGTGGACCAATGGTTCTTGATGGTTATAACGTCCTCCGCCAATTCATTGACGACACCGATGATCTCGGGCATTGCTTGATAATGGTCATTGCCCCGCCGGGCTTCCTTGATGAACTGGACAAGAAGCGCGGGCTATTCGCATATCAGGCATTGATGTTTCGTATCTGGGACGAAGTTCATGACCGGAAACGGACAAATCCGTTGTCGTCGCTGGTTCGTCTCTCAAGGCATGGCGACTCCGCAACTATTCACTTGCGAGGAGGCTCTCAATGA
- a CDS encoding integrase core domain-containing protein produces MKPGPRTGLMTLSIDYKQLRRINPEAARRAVLEYLRSSGHNIAKTAAVFGINRPVVYDIIRKEREGDLQDRSRVPRHQPGKTPSTIEDKVIEAKNKTRLGPERLSRYLKQYEGIGVAVGTIRHIIRRNKQRLEYHLPQHRVRKEKREFVDWYSAKPFEIVQIDLKYIRDHKALSREQMIHLDQYNIPNFQWSALDVNSRFKLIAYSREKSWTNGLCWYLWVISWLRSHGVKSTIVFTTDNGEEFGGQSWMKVRELRKLIGGFGCRLIQNHKGHCEENAHVERSHRTDDDEFYIPRVLAIKSEADLLDEAIGYIYYYNNVREHSSLDYQTPFSYLKRHLPDIDDTIRFVIPIMLDNVSVQLGPWSGYHVLGQHLSIIPNPPPVFVIGVVRGLVWSWICPVSRSWGLLSEDFPHS; encoded by the coding sequence ATGAAACCTGGACCCCGTACCGGTCTCATGACACTCAGCATTGATTACAAGCAACTCAGAAGGATTAATCCTGAAGCTGCCAGGAGAGCTGTCCTGGAGTACCTCAGATCAAGCGGCCACAATATTGCCAAGACAGCGGCTGTCTTTGGCATCAACCGTCCGGTAGTCTATGACATCATCAGAAAAGAGAGGGAGGGTGATCTACAGGATCGATCACGGGTGCCAAGGCATCAGCCGGGGAAGACACCAAGTACGATCGAGGATAAGGTCATTGAGGCCAAGAACAAGACACGGTTAGGACCAGAGAGGCTGTCGCGTTATCTTAAACAATACGAAGGCATAGGTGTTGCTGTGGGGACCATCCGCCACATTATCAGGAGGAACAAGCAGAGGTTGGAGTATCACTTACCTCAACACAGGGTGAGGAAAGAGAAACGGGAGTTTGTTGACTGGTATTCAGCCAAGCCGTTTGAGATCGTGCAGATCGACTTGAAGTACATCAGGGACCATAAGGCCTTAAGTCGGGAGCAGATGATCCACCTCGACCAGTACAACATACCCAACTTTCAGTGGAGTGCTCTGGATGTGAACTCCCGATTCAAGCTCATAGCCTACTCCAGGGAAAAGTCCTGGACCAATGGGCTGTGTTGGTATCTCTGGGTTATCTCCTGGCTGAGATCACATGGGGTGAAATCCACCATTGTTTTCACCACAGACAATGGTGAGGAGTTTGGGGGCCAGTCCTGGATGAAGGTGAGGGAGTTGAGGAAACTCATTGGCGGCTTTGGCTGTCGGCTGATTCAGAATCACAAGGGGCACTGCGAAGAGAATGCCCACGTGGAGCGTTCTCACCGCACGGATGACGATGAGTTCTACATTCCCAGGGTACTGGCCATCAAGAGCGAAGCCGACCTCTTAGACGAAGCCATCGGCTACATATACTACTACAACAATGTCCGAGAACATTCTTCTCTTGACTATCAGACGCCCTTCTCCTATTTGAAAAGACATCTCCCAGACATCGATGATACAATCAGATTCGTTATCCCCATCATGCTCGATAACGTATCTGTTCAACTGGGCCCCTGGAGTGGATACCATGTCCTGGGCCAGCACCTGAGCATTATCCCAAATCCACCACCTGTTTTCGTTATCGGTGTGGTGAGAGGCTTGGTGTGGTCTTGGATATGCCCCGTAAGCAGAAGCTGGGGGTTGCTATCGGAGGACTTTCCCCACTCTTAG
- a CDS encoding DUF2791 family P-loop domain-containing protein codes for MKLEAKVQSRRAIEALRSGVPNRDAVHALGSSQPDIEAQFRKQLAVVKDGLQQGTAHAGTIIVDDFGSGKSHLLEHLQDIALGSNFVCSKVVISKETPLYDLAKLYRAAIDSAQVPDRVGAGLTAVVARIDFNTPPYAHFYQWVNRSDSKLSTQFAATVFILQHSSDPEVTDRIIQFWSGNKLYRPELRGWLGKLKEGATYKMDKVSDKELARQRYSFAAQLMGAAGYAGWVVLIDEVELMGKYSLRQRAKSYAQIARLMGKLEGENIAGLASVLSITEDFEEVVLLHDEERIPGRLRGGGSEEELLLASQAESGMRMIRDRWEHGKLARPSEATIAEIYAKVQAIYSQAYEWAPPSVYQTHHDWRIRQHIKRWINEWDLRRLYPDYTPEIEVSDLRHDYSEQPELGQSSEDSPDESGGNL; via the coding sequence ATGAAACTGGAGGCTAAGGTGCAGAGCCGTCGCGCCATAGAGGCACTTCGTTCCGGTGTACCCAACCGGGATGCCGTGCATGCACTGGGCAGTTCACAGCCTGACATCGAGGCGCAGTTTAGAAAGCAACTGGCCGTCGTAAAGGATGGACTACAGCAAGGAACTGCACACGCAGGAACTATCATCGTCGATGACTTCGGCTCGGGGAAGTCTCATTTGTTGGAACACCTGCAGGACATTGCATTGGGCAGCAATTTTGTCTGCAGCAAGGTAGTCATCAGCAAGGAGACGCCACTCTATGATCTGGCCAAACTGTATAGAGCAGCTATAGATTCCGCACAGGTGCCGGACCGAGTCGGTGCAGGACTAACAGCCGTTGTGGCGCGGATTGATTTCAACACGCCGCCGTATGCCCATTTCTACCAATGGGTCAATCGGTCGGACAGCAAACTAAGCACTCAGTTTGCTGCCACGGTATTCATCCTTCAGCACAGCAGTGATCCGGAGGTAACAGATCGTATTATCCAGTTTTGGTCCGGAAACAAGCTCTATAGGCCGGAATTGCGAGGATGGCTCGGCAAATTGAAGGAGGGCGCTACATACAAGATGGACAAGGTGTCCGACAAGGAACTGGCTCGCCAGCGTTACTCGTTTGCCGCCCAACTGATGGGCGCAGCAGGTTATGCTGGTTGGGTAGTCCTCATTGACGAGGTCGAGCTTATGGGCAAGTATTCTCTCAGGCAACGGGCCAAATCCTATGCACAGATCGCTCGTCTGATGGGAAAGCTAGAGGGAGAAAACATTGCTGGACTTGCATCCGTTCTTTCTATCACCGAGGATTTTGAGGAAGTTGTTCTTTTACACGATGAGGAGAGAATTCCCGGCAGATTACGAGGTGGAGGCAGCGAGGAAGAGCTGTTACTAGCCAGTCAGGCAGAAAGTGGAATGCGTATGATTCGGGATCGATGGGAGCACGGGAAACTTGCGAGACCTAGTGAAGCCACAATTGCCGAGATCTATGCCAAAGTGCAAGCCATCTACTCGCAGGCCTATGAATGGGCCCCTCCTTCAGTGTATCAGACGCATCATGACTGGCGGATCAGGCAGCACATCAAACGATGGATCAATGAGTGGGACTTGAGACGGCTATATCCAGACTACACGCCAGAGATTGAAGTCTCCGACCTGCGACACGACTACTCTGAGCAGCCCGAGCTGGGGCAATCCTCTGAGGATAGTCCAGACGAAAGTGGTGGGAACCTCTGA